A section of the Salmo trutta chromosome 4, fSalTru1.1, whole genome shotgun sequence genome encodes:
- the LOC115192128 gene encoding fructose-bisphosphate aldolase A produces the protein MPHSFPFLSTEQKKELSDIAQKIVAPGKGILAADESTGSVAKRFQSINAENTEENRRLYRQLLFTADRVEPCIGGVIFFHETLYQKTDDGKLFPQLIKERDMVVGIKVDKGVVPLAGTNGETTTQGLDGLYERCAQYKKDGADFAKWRCVLKITDTTPSELAIKENANVLARYASICQMHGIVPIVEPEILPDGDHDLKRCQYVTEKVLAAVYKALSDHHVYLEGTLLKPNMVTPGHSCSQKYSNQEIAMATVTALRRTVPPAVPGITFLSGGQSEEEASINLNAMNQCPLHRPWAITFSYGRALQASALKAWGGKPENGKACQEEFIKRALNNSKACQGKYVSSGDKGAAGGESLYVANHAY, from the exons ATGCCTCACTCATTCCCATTCCTCTCTACGGAGCAGAAGAAGGAGCTCAGTGATATTGCTCAGAAGATCGTCGCTCCCGGCAAAGGAATCCTTGCTGCCGATGAGTCCACAG GCAGCGTGGCCAAGCGCTTCCAAAGCATCAATGCTGAGAACACTGAGGAGAACCGCCGTCTTTACCGCCAGCTCCTCTTCACGGCCGACCGCGTAGAGCCATGCATCGGCGGAGTCATCTTCTTCCATGAGACCCTGTACCAGAAGACAGACGACGGCAAGCTGTTCCCCCAGCTCATCAAGGAGAGGGACATGGTGGTGGGCATCAAGGTGGACAAAGGTGTCGTCCCCCTGGCCGGGACCAACGGAGAGACCACCACTCAGG gtcTGGATGGGCTGTACGAGCGGTGTGCCCAGTACAAAAAGGACGGAGCTGACTTTGCTAAGTGGCGTTGTGTGCTGAAGATCACTGACACCACCCCCTCAGAGCTGGCCATCAAGGAGAATGCCAATGTGCTGGCCCGCTACGCCAGTATCTGCCAGATG CATGGCATCGTGCCCATCGTGGAGCCCGAGATCCTGCCAGACGGAGACCATGACCTGAAGCGCTGCCAGTATGTCACTGAGAAG gTTCTGGCTGCAGTGTATAAGGCTTTGTCTGACCACCATGTGTACCTGGAGGGCACCCTGCTGAAGCCCAACATGGTCACCCCAGGACACTCCTGCTCCCAAAAGTACAGCAACCAGGAGATAGCCATGGCAACTGTCACCGCCCTGCGCCGCACCGTGCCCCCGGCTGTGCCTG GCATCACCTTCCTGTCTGGCGGCCAGTCTGAGGAGGAGGCCTCCATCAACCTGAATGCCATGAACCAGTGTCCCCTTCACCGGCCCTGGGCCATCACCTTCTCCTACGGCCGTGCCCTGCAGGCCTCCGCCCTCAAGGCCTGGGGAGGCAAGCCAGAGAATGGCAAGGCCTGCCAGGAGGAGTTCATCAAGAGAGCCCTG aacaacagcaaggctTGTCAGGGCAAGTACGTTTCCTCTGGAGACAAGGGCGCCGCCGGTGGAGAATCCCTCTATGTGGCCAACCACGCCTATTAA